In Pirellulales bacterium, the genomic window ATCCGGCGATCGACCTCGAGCACCTCTTCACGATGCTCGCTGAAATACCGCTCGACCGCCTCAATCTCAGCGACCGACAACGACGGCATGATTTCGCGAATCTGGTCGTAGCTGTAATTCAATTGGAAATAGGGAACGATGTCTTGAACGGTGATGCGGCTGGTGGAAAGCTGCGGTCCGCGTCCGCGATTGATGATGTTGATTTCGCGCTGCATCGCTAGGTCGCTCCAGAAAGCCTCGATGACTACCTAATTGTAGGCATGCCGGCGAGCCACTGTCCACCGCAGCGGCAATCCGGTAGAGCGGGAGAGGCGGCGCGCGTCAACTGTCGGAATCCGACAGTTCGCCAATGGTTGGGCGCGTCCATGGCGGTCTACTCTTCCGGATGGGTGGGCGCCGTGCCCACCTGCTGTGCGGCTCACGGACCGAGCGCGGCGGAGACGGCTTCTCTTTGCTCTAACGCCGGTGAGAGATGGCGGCCGGTGATCGATTCGGGATGCCGCGAAACCTCTTCGGGCGTGCCTTGCACGACGACGCGGCCTCCCTCGTCGCCCGCGCCCGGACCCAGGTCGATCAGGTAGTCGGCGGCCTGGATAATCTGCAAGTTGTGCTCGACGACGATCAGCGAATGCCCGACCGCCAACAGCGCCTCGAAACAATCGACAAGCTGCACGATGTCGGAAAAGTGCAGGCCAGTCGAGGGTTCGTCGAGCAGGAACAGCGTCCGCCCTTTGCGCGCGGCCGACATGTGGGCGGCCAGCTTCAAACGTTGCGATTCTCCGCCGCTGAGCGTGTTGGCCGGCTGGCCGAGACGCAGGTAGTCGAGACCCACGTCCATCAGCCGCTTCAAGCGGGCCTGCACTTTCACCTGCCCGCGAAAGAAGGCGAACGCCTCGCGGACCGTCATGTCGAGCACGTCGGCGATGTTCAAGCCACGGTACGTGACCGCCAGAATCTCTTTGCGATAGCGCTGCCCCTGGCACTCGGCGCACTTCATGTAAACGTCGGCCAGAAACTGCATATCGATCTGCAGGTAGCCTTCGCCCTGGCAGGCGTCGCAGCGGCCGCCTTCGACGTTGAAGCTGAAGTGGCTGGGCGTGTAGTTGTGCGTCCGGGCGTCGATCGTTTCGGCAAACACCTGCCGGATTTCGTCGAAGGCCTTGATGTAGGTGACGGGATTCGATCGCGGCGAGCGGCCGATGGGGGACTGGTCGATCATGATGGCGTCGTTGATCTGCCCGTCGCCGAACACGTCGTCGTGGGCCAGCGGCCGCGGGGCGTCTTTGCGCAGCCGGCGGCAGAGAGCCGGGTAGAGCGTGTCTTCGACCAGCGTACTCTTGCCCGATCCGCTTACGCCGGTTACGACGCACAGCACGCCCAGCGGGAACTCGACGGTCACGTTCCGCAGGTTGTTGCCGCGGGCGCCGGCCAGGCGAATCCAACCGTGATTCGCCGGGCGGCGCTGGCTGGGAACGCGAATCAGGCGG contains:
- a CDS encoding DUF433 domain-containing protein; translation: MQREINIINRGRGPQLSTSRITVQDIVPYFQLNYSYDQIREIMPSLSVAEIEAVERYFSEHREEVLEVDRRIRARNATRKNPPEVEAILRRAREERLEAIRKLFACFSVEFKQRRRSGIRAERPGQAGAASDARY